A genomic region of Miscanthus floridulus cultivar M001 chromosome 3, ASM1932011v1, whole genome shotgun sequence contains the following coding sequences:
- the LOC136541838 gene encoding microtubule-destabilizing protein 60-like isoform X1 codes for MAREMEKARKATSSPNKSSTVHSTGPKSPVRNRVGSPPHKKNTTEPRGRKNEQQNVRKGGHQDMLSHDEGKRRSSSTAQTSPKSQISPRHEQPLSYNRLHTEERAIRRAGYNYQVASKINTQGIIRRFEEKLAQLMEEREIKLMRKEMVPKAQLMPAFDKPFHPQRSTRPLTVPKEPSFLRLKCCIGGEFHRHFCYNGGANKAIK; via the exons AGCTCAACGGTTCATAGTACTGGTCCCAAGAGCCCGGTGAGGAATCGAGTAGGATCACCGCCTCATAAGAAGAACACTACCGAG CCACGTGGACGGAAAAATGAGCAGCAAAACGTTCGAAAAGGAGGTCATCAAGACATGTTGTCTCATGATGAGGGCAAACGCCGTTCTTCATCAACTGCGCAAACCTCACCCAAG TCTCAGATATCACCGAGACACGAACAGCCCCTGAGCTACAACAGGCTTCACACTGAGGAGAGAGCAATAAGGCGGGCTGGTTACAATTATCAG GTTGCAAGCAAGATAAATACCCAGGGAATCATTCGCAGATTTGAAGAGAAGCTTGCACAG TTGATGGAGGAGCGCGAGATAAAGCTGATGAGGAAGGAGATGGTTCCCAAGGCCCAACTTATGCCAGCATTTGACAAGCCATTCCACCCACAAAG GTCGACGAGGCCTCTGACGGTGCCAAAGGAGCCAAGTTTCCTGAGGCTGAAATGCTGCATCGGTGGAGAGTTCCATCGCCATTTTTGCTACAATGGAGGAGCCAATAAGGCCATCAAGTAG
- the LOC136541838 gene encoding protein WVD2-like 4 isoform X2 translates to MAREMEKARKATSSPNKPRGRKNEQQNVRKGGHQDMLSHDEGKRRSSSTAQTSPKSQISPRHEQPLSYNRLHTEERAIRRAGYNYQVASKINTQGIIRRFEEKLAQLMEEREIKLMRKEMVPKAQLMPAFDKPFHPQRSTRPLTVPKEPSFLRLKCCIGGEFHRHFCYNGGANKAIK, encoded by the exons CCACGTGGACGGAAAAATGAGCAGCAAAACGTTCGAAAAGGAGGTCATCAAGACATGTTGTCTCATGATGAGGGCAAACGCCGTTCTTCATCAACTGCGCAAACCTCACCCAAG TCTCAGATATCACCGAGACACGAACAGCCCCTGAGCTACAACAGGCTTCACACTGAGGAGAGAGCAATAAGGCGGGCTGGTTACAATTATCAG GTTGCAAGCAAGATAAATACCCAGGGAATCATTCGCAGATTTGAAGAGAAGCTTGCACAG TTGATGGAGGAGCGCGAGATAAAGCTGATGAGGAAGGAGATGGTTCCCAAGGCCCAACTTATGCCAGCATTTGACAAGCCATTCCACCCACAAAG GTCGACGAGGCCTCTGACGGTGCCAAAGGAGCCAAGTTTCCTGAGGCTGAAATGCTGCATCGGTGGAGAGTTCCATCGCCATTTTTGCTACAATGGAGGAGCCAATAAGGCCATCAAGTAG